CCCTGCCGCTGTGGTCGAACCCCGAGCTGGCGCCGCTCCAAGCACCCGTGCTGCAGCGCACGCTCTCGCACCTCGAGGCGCTGCTGGCGGCAATGCCGACCGGCCACCGCCACTACAACGCGCTGTACGAACGTATCCTGCTGCTGCGCTGGTGGCACGACCGGCCGCTACCGCCCATTAAGCGCGAGCGCCTGACCCCGGCCGCCTACGTGGCGCTACTGGGCGAGCGCGAACCGCAGGCCGCGATCGCGCGGCTCAACCGCGAGCTGGCTCAGGTTGAGGGGCCGCAGCAGCCTCCCGAGCTGTTGCTCCTGCGCGCCTGGCTGGATCTGCAGCAATACCTGGATGCCTACCGCCAAGCCCAGCGCTCCTCCACCCGCGCTGGCGAATCCCAGCCAATCCCCGATCTCGGCCGCCGGATCCGGCAGCACCGCGACTTCAAGGCGTGGCTGCGCTCGGTTGAGCCCCAGCCGCGCCAGTTTCAGACCACCAACTTGGGAGCCTACACCTACCGCAACCGCAACATTGCCATTAACCCGCTCATCCCCGATGGGGTAGGCCTCTATCCGCTGGCCCAACGCACCGGCCTCTACGCGGCCGCGACCAACTTCCCGGCCATTTTCCCGCGCCTGGATCGGCGCATCGACCGCCTCCGCAGCGAGCGGCTGGGCTTGCCGCATCCAACAGCCCGAAGCGGCAGTCGGTTTGAGATTCCCGAGCAGCGCAGTCGCGCGGCCTCGGGCAAGCCCTAGGAGTGGTAGTAGCTGCTCGACTCGGCCTCGTCGGTATCGCCTTCGTAGGGCTGTACCCCCGTCTGCGGGTAGTCGTCATCGTTGGGGCCAAAGATGCGCGCAATCCCTTGGCGTAGCGTTCGAACCAACTCCGTCCACATGCGCATGAGCGGTCACCTCCTCTGGAGCGCTCCGGAGAGCGCTTCCAGCTGACCATAGGATTATGATTTCGGCAACTTGTTATTTGCCCTATTTATAGTGTAAGCACCAGCCTCGAGCGAGTTCAACCCCGGCGCTCGCATGCGTCAGGATGGGGAGGCAGTTCCCAAGCCAACAACGCACGCACCGCCCATGACCACTGCAACGGCAGCGCAACCCGAAACGCAACTCCCGCCGCTCATCCCGCGCGAGACCCTATTTGGCAACCCCCAGCGCAGTCGGCCGCGACTCTCGCCCGATGCCCGCTACTTCAGCTACATTGCCCCTGACGAGCAGGACGTGCTGCAGGTCTGGTTGCAGCAACCGGAGGCGGCGCAGGACCGCCAGCTCACCGCCGACCGCAAGCGCGGCATTCGGGCTTATTTCTGGACGTATCGGCCCGAGCAGCTGATTTACCTGCAAGATGCCGATGGTGACGAGAACTACCACCTGTACCTGGTGGATGTCGCCACGGGCGTCGTACGCGATCTGACTCCGTTTCAGGGTGTCAAGGCGCAGCCCATCGAGCTGGATCCTGAATTTCCGGACCAGATACTGGTGGGATTGAATCTCAACAGCGCCGAGAAATTCGACGTTTACCGCATCGACCTGCGCAACGGCGCTGTCGAGTTCGAAGCCGAGAACCCCGGCAACATTGTCAGCTGGAGCGCCGATGCCCGCTTCCAAACCCGGGCGGCCGTCGCGGCAACAGCCGATGGCGGCACGGACCTGCTCTACCGCGAAACCCCTAATGGCGACTGGGAGACGCTGCGCCACTGGGGGCCGGATGACGAAGGCGGTGTTGTGGGCTTTTCCCAAGACGGCGGCACGCTCTACCTGGTGGGCTCGCACGACGCCAACGCCCAACGCGCGATCACGCTGGATCTGGCCAGCCGCCGCGAAACGGTGCTGGCGGCCGACCCGCACTACGATGCCGACGACATCCTCATCCATCCCACCGATCGCACCGTCCAGGCAGTCTCGTTCTACAAAGCGCAGCAAGAGTGGCAGGTGCTCGACGAGCGCATTGCCCCTGACTTTGAGGCGCTGGCCCAGCTGCAGGCGGGTGAGTTTTCCGTCATCAGCCGCGATTTAAGCGATCGCCACTGGTTGGTGGCCTACCTCGCCGACGACGGCCCGGTCTACTACTACCGCTACGATCGCGACTCGCGCACCGGCGAGCGGCTGTTTAGCAACCGGCCGGAACTCGAGGACCTGTCGCTGGCTGCCATGCAGCCGGTGCAGTACCAGGCCCGCGATGGGCTCACCATCCACGGCTACCTCACCACGCCAGTGGGCCTGCCGGCCCAAAACCTGCCGGCGGTGCTGCTGGTGCACGGCGGCCCCTGGGCGCGCGATACCTGGGGCTACCACCCTGAGGTGCAGTGGCTGGCCAACCGCGGCTACGCCGTGCTGCAAGTCAACTTCCGCGGCTCGACCGGCTACGGCAAAGCCTTCCTCAATGCCGGCAACCGCGAGTGGGGCGGGGCCATGCACGCCGATTTGGTCGATGCCGTGCAGTGGCTCACCCAGCAAGGCATTGCCGATCCCGAGCGCGTCGCCATCATGGGCGGATCCTACGGGGGCTACGCCACGCTTGCCGGCCTAACGTTTACCCCCGAGACCTTTGCCTGCGGCGTGGACATTGTCGGGCCCTCCAACCTGATAACGCTCATCCAGAGCGTGCCCCCCTACTGGAAGCCCATGATGGCGATGTTCGCCCATCGGGTGGGCAACATCGAGACCGAGGCGGACTTTTTGCAGGCGCGATCGCCGCTGCTCTACACGGATCGGATCCAAAAACCGCTGCTGATTGCCCAAGGCGCCAACGACCCGCGCGTCAAGCAGGCCGAGAGCGAGCAAATCGTTGAGGCCATGCAGCGCGCCGGCAAGCCAGTCGAGTACGTGGTCTACACCGACGAAGGCCACGGCTTCGCACGGCCCGAGAACCGCCTGCACTTTCACGCGCTCGCCGAGGCATTCCTCGCGCGCTATCTGGGCGGGCGCGCCGAACCCATGGGAACCATTGAGGGGCACTCGGGGACCATTCAAGCTAACCCCGAGCAGTAACCATGGTCCTGCGCAGCATGGCCCTGCGCCGGTTGGTAGGCTGCCTGGCGGCGGTTCTAGGGGCCGCCGCGATGGCGCCGGCGGCAGCGGCCGAACCGCCCAAAGTGGGCACCAAGCCCTTCCCGCCGTTTGTCTTCGAGCGGGATGCGGGCGAGCAGCCCACCGGCTACAGCATCGAGCTCTGGCAGCGCATGGCCCAGAAGCTAGGTTACGAAACCACCTTCGTCACCTACGACTCGCTGCCAGCAGGGCTGGCAGCGGTGGAGTCGGGGCAGGTCGATGCCGCCATTGCCGGGATTAGCATCACCGCCGAGCGCGAGCGTCGCCTCGATTTTTCCTATGGCTACTACACCAGTGGCTTGCAAGTTGCGGTGACCGATCGCAGCCAGCATCCGGCCGCGATCGTCCACCACTACCTGCTCGCGCCCGAGATCCTGCGGGCGTTAGCGATCGCGCTGGGCATTGCTTTTGTCAGTGCGAACGCGTTTTGGTTCTTCGAGCGCCACCACCACCCGGACCTGCCGCACCAGTACTGGCGGGGCGTGGGCGAGGGTTTGTGGTGGGCGATCGTCACGGCCACCACGGTGGGGTACGGCGATCGCGTGCCCCGCACGGTGCCGGGACGGTTGGTGGCGATCGCCTGGATGCTCTCAGGAATCGTGGTGTTTGCCTACGTGACCGCAACCCTGGCTGCCAGCCGCCATCGCCCATTGCAGGGCTCGAGGACCTGCACGGTCAGCGCGTGGCCATGGTAGCCGGCACGAGCGCCGCCGAGTACTTGCGGCGCCAGCCCGTCCGGCCCATTCCGTTCGAGCGGCCTGAGGCGGCCTATTGGGCCGTTGCCGAGGGCCAGGTGCCAGCCATGTTTTACGATGCGCCCACCCTGGCCTATCGTGCCGCCCGCGATGGCAAGCTGCGCGCGGTTGGGGAGCGCTTTGCGCGGCAGCAGTACGGCATCGCCCTGCCGCCAGACAGCCCGCGCCAGGAAGCCGTCAACCGCACCTTGTTGCAGCTGCAAGAGGCGGGCGCGCTAGTGCAGCTGCAGCGCAAGTGGTTCCGGGCGCCCGAGTGAGGGCCTAGCTTGGCTCGGCCAGGGGCGTGGATGCGGGAGTGGCGCTCTCCAGCTCCAGCAGCGTGCCCACCACGCAAGCCGAGTGCAGCACTGCCCCGGCCAGGGTGGCCTGCTCTAGCTCGGCACACAACAAGTTGGCATTGCTTAAGTTGGCGCCAGCCAGATTGGCCCCTTGCAGGTCGGTTTCTTCCAGGTTGGCCTCGCTCAGGTTAGCCCCCTGAAGCTCGGCTTGCGCCAAGCTGGCTGCTTTTAAATTGGCGCCGCTGAGATTGGCACCGCGCAGGTCGGCCGCGCGGAACTCCACCCCTTGCAGGTTGACGCCGCTGAAGTTGGCGCCGCTCAAAAAAGCGCCTGCCAGCGAGGCTTGGGCCAGCAGTGCCCCCATGAAGTTGCCCCCGCGCAGGTCCGCCCCGCGCAGGTCGGCCCCACGCAGGTCGGCCCGCATGAAGTTGGCGCCCCAAAAGGTGGCCCGCAGGTCGGCCGCGGCGAGCTGCGCCCCTAGCAAGTTGGCGCCATTGAGCCGCGCCGAGCGCACGTTTGCGCGCGATAGGTCGGCACCAGCCAGGTTGGCGCCCATGAGCTCGCTTTGGGTTAGGTCGCTGTCGGCAAGCAGTGCATCTTCCAGATCGGCGCCGGGCAACTGCTTGTATTGTCCGGCTCGAACGGCATCCCAATCCATGGTTTTGGCCCTCTGTGGGTCTTATCCGCCACTGGCTTCTTCCTCGAGCAGCCACAACCCGGCTGCCATTTTGGGTTGGCTGGCCTCTAGGGTAATGCCCTGCTGCAGCCCAGCCACCACTAGCTCTAGCGCCTCAACCAACTTGGGGTCAAAGGCCTCGCCAGCTTGCTGCCGGCATTCCTCAAGGGCCTGGGCTAGGGCTTGCTCGCGCTCCGGTGGTGCTTGGTCCGGTTGCGGGCGCAACGTGCGAATGGCATTGACGCGCGATTGAAACTCACGCGCCAGCGCCAGAATGCGCGACTCGAGCGGAATGGCATCGTGGGATAGTCCACCAGGCGGTCCCGTTCCGTTCCAACACTCGCTCTGGTGGGTAATGATGTTGGCAACCGCGCTCATTTGGGGCAGGGCGCGCAGGCTCTGCACCCCCGGCAGCAGCTGGCAAGTGGGCGCTTCGCCCTCCAGGGAGGCAATTTCGGTACCCACGGTGGGCACCAGCCGATGCAGCCAGCTGGCAAAGCGCAGCCGCTTCTGCTGCCAAGCGGGCAGCTCCAGCAGCTGTCCCAGGGTCTCGCTCAAGGCAGTCACCTCGGCGGCCCGATTGGGATTGTTGACATCCGCGCGGTCGACGAGCTGCGCCATGCGCAAAAAGGCTTGCAGCTTGTTGGAGGCCAAGTTCTCATCCAGCACTTGGGGGGAGGCCGGCAAGAAAGAGTCGGCTCGGTCCCGCCATTGCTGGGACTGCTCGAGCGCTTGCTGGCTGTCCTGGAGGTAGGCCACCACCTGCGAAACCACCTTCCCAATGTCCTCGCGCTCGCGGCGATCGCGCTCGGCTGCCATGGCCTGCCGGCGCTGCTCCAGCGCCTGTCCCAGCGCGCCGTCATAGCGGCCCAAATGGGCGATGAGCAGCTCGGCGGTCTCATCCACCAACTCGGGCTCAAAGGTCCAAAAGCCGTAAAACTTGCGCTCCAAGTCCTGAGTGGGCTGGCCCAATTGCGCGTATTCGGCCTGGGAGAGCTCTTGGCACAGCACCATCGCCGTGTAGGTGGGCGACAGGATGATGAGGTGCCACTCCTGGGTCAGCGGATCGCCGGGGTCCAGCGCAATGGGCGAGACGTTGGCCTTTTGCCCGGTGGGATGCTCGGCAAAGCCCGCCTCTGACGTGGCCGCGATCGCCACGCGATCGGCTTTCTCGGCCAGCTGGCTGTAGCGATCGGCCTCCTCGAGATAAAACTTGCCTTTCTGGAACACTGCCAGCAGCAGCGGCGCGCTCTGGGCCGCCAGCACAAAGTCCTCGAGCGCATGGCAGAGCGCCACTAGGGTGTTTTTGTAATACACCCCCAGATTGAGGGGTTGGCCGTGCTCGTGATGGGCCGTTTCTAGCTGCTTGAGGATGGTGCCGTCCAGCATGGGGAGCCGAGTCTAGGAAGCCGTAACTAAATCTTTGTGCTTGGCCTCGAGCGGGGCCTGCAGCGCTTCCTCTAGCGGCGCGCGACCCACGCGCGCCTCCAGGATGCGCATGACCTCGCGGCCGAAATCGTCCGGGTTCTGCTGCCAAGCTTGCAGGCAGACCTCGCCCAAGAACGAGCCCAGCGGCTCCGGGTTCCACAGTAGCTTTTTCGCCGTCCAGGGCATGAGGCTCATGGGATTGTAGTCCGAGGCAATCTCGCCGTTGCGCAAGGCGTAGCGCTCCAGATGGGTGTGGGGTTGCAGCCCGATGAAAAAGATGGCGGGCTCGACGTTGGCTTGCCCAAAGATGCGCTCCAGCTCGCGGTGGTAGGCCACTGTTTGGCGGATGGTTGCCTCGCGCTCGTCGATGACGTTAAACGAGTAGTTCACCGAGACCAAATCCTGGTAGCCGGCGGCTTTGAGGTCCCGACAGTTCTGCAGCACGGTGCGCAGGTTGTAGCCCATGCGCATCTTGCGCACCAGCTCTTGGGAACCGCTGCTAATGCCGATCTCGAAATAGTTCATCCCCGTCTCGACCATGAGCTCGCAGAGCTCGGGGGTGAGGTTGTCTGCCCGGATGTAGGCGGCCCAGTTAATATCGGTCATGCCCGCATCGCGGATCGCGCGCAGCAGCGTTTTGGCTTCCTCGACGTATTTTTTGGCGGGGATGAACTGCGCGTCGGTAAACCAAAACTTGCGGATGCCGCGATCGTAGAGCTGGCGCATCTCGGCGACGACTCCATCGGCCGAGTTGATGCGCACCTGCTTGCCTTCGACGACAGTATAAATGCAGTAGCAGCAGTTGTGGGGGCAACCGCGCTTGGTCTGGACTCCCATGTAGAAGTCGTTGTCTTGGACGTAGTAGCGAAAGGCCGGCCACATGCGCTCGATGTAGTCGTAGTCGCAGGCCGTTTTTTCCACGGGCGTGGGCCGCTCGTGGATGAGGTTGGGACGCGGTGGTACCTCGCCAACGACGTAGCAGCGCTCGCTGGTGAAGTCCTCACCGCACAGCAGCTTCTCCAGCAGCATCTCGCCCTCGCCCACCGAGACGATGGTGCCGCGCGGTAGCTTGTGCTGGAGCTGCTCGTAAAACACGCTCACCGCACCCCCGCCAACGACAGTGCGCGCTTGCGGTTCGTAGCGCTGGGTGCGCTTGATGCCGCGCTTGATGAGCCCCAGATTGCGCCATAGCTCGCCATAGTAGGCGCGCATGACGCGCAGCCCTCCTAGCGCGCCGCGCAGCTTGAGCAGCGGGTTCTGGGCGTAGAAAAACTCGAAGGCGTACTGCAGCGGGTTGCCGCCCCGCCCCCCGACGGGCGCGTAGAGCTGGATGTCGCGCCAGGAGAACACCAGCAGCGTGGGTTGGAAGCGATCGATGCAGGCATCGAGCGATCGCCCAAAATCGAGCGGTGCGACCGTCCCCATATCGAAAATTTGCTGCTCGATGTGGGGAAACTGCTTGTGGATGTGGTCGGCCAGGTAGACGACCCCAATGGGAAAGATGGGGTTGCACGGGAGCCGAACGTAGAGGATGCGCTCCGTCATGGCTGCCTCAGGGCTGGGGCGGTGCTACCCCACCTATGGTAGCGGCTGCAACTGGCCGGGATGGGGCTGGCAGAGGGCCGAACCAGGGGGCAGCTTTTAAGTCTAGCTTTACATAGCTTAACACTGCTG
This DNA window, taken from Cyanobacteria bacterium QS_8_64_29, encodes the following:
- a CDS encoding isochorismate synthase; translation: MRMWTELVRTLRQGIARIFGPNDDDYPQTGVQPYEGDTDEAESSSYYHS
- a CDS encoding S9 family peptidase, with product MTTATAAQPETQLPPLIPRETLFGNPQRSRPRLSPDARYFSYIAPDEQDVLQVWLQQPEAAQDRQLTADRKRGIRAYFWTYRPEQLIYLQDADGDENYHLYLVDVATGVVRDLTPFQGVKAQPIELDPEFPDQILVGLNLNSAEKFDVYRIDLRNGAVEFEAENPGNIVSWSADARFQTRAAVAATADGGTDLLYRETPNGDWETLRHWGPDDEGGVVGFSQDGGTLYLVGSHDANAQRAITLDLASRRETVLAADPHYDADDILIHPTDRTVQAVSFYKAQQEWQVLDERIAPDFEALAQLQAGEFSVISRDLSDRHWLVAYLADDGPVYYYRYDRDSRTGERLFSNRPELEDLSLAAMQPVQYQARDGLTIHGYLTTPVGLPAQNLPAVLLVHGGPWARDTWGYHPEVQWLANRGYAVLQVNFRGSTGYGKAFLNAGNREWGGAMHADLVDAVQWLTQQGIADPERVAIMGGSYGGYATLAGLTFTPETFACGVDIVGPSNLITLIQSVPPYWKPMMAMFAHRVGNIETEADFLQARSPLLYTDRIQKPLLIAQGANDPRVKQAESEQIVEAMQRAGKPVEYVVYTDEGHGFARPENRLHFHALAEAFLARYLGGRAEPMGTIEGHSGTIQANPEQ
- a CDS encoding low-complexity protein, which encodes MDWDAVRAGQYKQLPGADLEDALLADSDLTQSELMGANLAGADLSRANVRSARLNGANLLGAQLAAADLRATFWGANFMRADLRGADLRGADLRGGNFMGALLAQASLAGAFLSGANFSGVNLQGVEFRAADLRGANLSGANLKAASLAQAELQGANLSEANLEETDLQGANLAGANLSNANLLCAELEQATLAGAVLHSACVVGTLLELESATPASTPLAEPS
- a CDS encoding metal-dependent phosphohydrolase, with the protein product MLDGTILKQLETAHHEHGQPLNLGVYYKNTLVALCHALEDFVLAAQSAPLLLAVFQKGKFYLEEADRYSQLAEKADRVAIAATSEAGFAEHPTGQKANVSPIALDPGDPLTQEWHLIILSPTYTAMVLCQELSQAEYAQLGQPTQDLERKFYGFWTFEPELVDETAELLIAHLGRYDGALGQALEQRRQAMAAERDRREREDIGKVVSQVVAYLQDSQQALEQSQQWRDRADSFLPASPQVLDENLASNKLQAFLRMAQLVDRADVNNPNRAAEVTALSETLGQLLELPAWQQKRLRFASWLHRLVPTVGTEIASLEGEAPTCQLLPGVQSLRALPQMSAVANIITHQSECWNGTGPPGGLSHDAIPLESRILALAREFQSRVNAIRTLRPQPDQAPPEREQALAQALEECRQQAGEAFDPKLVEALELVVAGLQQGITLEASQPKMAAGLWLLEEEASGG
- a CDS encoding radical SAM protein, whose translation is MTERILYVRLPCNPIFPIGVVYLADHIHKQFPHIEQQIFDMGTVAPLDFGRSLDACIDRFQPTLLVFSWRDIQLYAPVGGRGGNPLQYAFEFFYAQNPLLKLRGALGGLRVMRAYYGELWRNLGLIKRGIKRTQRYEPQARTVVGGGAVSVFYEQLQHKLPRGTIVSVGEGEMLLEKLLCGEDFTSERCYVVGEVPPRPNLIHERPTPVEKTACDYDYIERMWPAFRYYVQDNDFYMGVQTKRGCPHNCCYCIYTVVEGKQVRINSADGVVAEMRQLYDRGIRKFWFTDAQFIPAKKYVEEAKTLLRAIRDAGMTDINWAAYIRADNLTPELCELMVETGMNYFEIGISSGSQELVRKMRMGYNLRTVLQNCRDLKAAGYQDLVSVNYSFNVIDEREATIRQTVAYHRELERIFGQANVEPAIFFIGLQPHTHLERYALRNGEIASDYNPMSLMPWTAKKLLWNPEPLGSFLGEVCLQAWQQNPDDFGREVMRILEARVGRAPLEEALQAPLEAKHKDLVTAS